The Lycium barbarum isolate Lr01 chromosome 9, ASM1917538v2, whole genome shotgun sequence genome has a segment encoding these proteins:
- the LOC132609177 gene encoding transcription factor TCP2 → MEMDEIQTQECKFPRISNKGDDEQYQYEVDDAGEVKESGLSGIGKLYGWPSSRIVRVSRASGGKDRHSKVLTSKGLRDRRVRLSVNTAIQFYDLQDRLGCDQPSKAVEWLLKAAAPSIAELPPLEAFPDTLQLSDEKRSSVGTEPGFDSADVEMDDDDPNYNHQQQQQPCSSNSETSKGSGLSLSRSDSRIKARERAKERATKKEKEKENKSSVVAHHQNMHPSSSFTELLTGGMNNNNNNNSNTSPNGSIHQNTPRQWSTNSLEYFTSLGPSSTRAINNSTGFSGQIYLGNPLQVVSSPMFSLTGDHQPELHHFPFSGDNAIGGSNCNGHQSTTSNNEHNLNFSISSSSPASSFAGFNRGTLQSNSSSSPSTLSHHFQRFDGLQSLFPGSTTEYDPRLQLFYGNGYGNGNRHSDQKGKGKN, encoded by the coding sequence ATGGAGATGGATGAGATTCAAACTCAAGAGTGTAAGTTTCCAAGAATCAGCAACAAAGGGGATGATGAGCAGTACCAATATGAAGTAGATGATGCAGGTGAAGTCAAAGAGAGCGGCCTTAGTGGTATTGGTAAACTTTATGGTTGGCCTTCATCAAGAATTGTTAGAGTTTCTCGTGCATCTGGAGGGAAAGATAGGCATAGCAAAGTATTGACTTCAAAGGGGTTAAGAGATAGACGTGTTCGCCTTTCTGTCAACACGGCTATACAGTTCTATGATTTGCAAGACAGGCTCGGCTGTGATCAGCCGAGCAAGGCCGTGGAGTGGCTGCTAAAAGCAGCCGCTCCTTCTATTGCTGAGCTTCCACCTCTGGAAGCATTTCCAGATACACTTCAGCTCAGTGATGAGAAAAGGTCAAGTGTTGGAACTGAACCGGGTTTCGATTCAGCTGATGTTGAAATGGATGATGATGATCCGAATTACAACCACCAGCAGCAGCAACAACCTTGTAGTAGCAATTCTGAGACTAGCAAAGGTTCTGGATTGTCACTTTCCAGATCGGATAGTCGGATCAAGGCACGGGAGCGAGCAAAGGAAAGAGCCACAAAGaaggaaaaggagaaagaaaacaagTCTTCTGTTGTTGCTCATCACCAAAATATGCATCCTAGCTCTTCTTTCACCGAGCTATTGACAGGTGGtatgaacaataacaacaacaacaacagtaacaCAAGTCCTAATGGCTCCATTCACCAAAACACGCCGAGGCAATGGTCTACAAATTCCTTGGAATACTTTACCTCATTAGGCCCATCATCTACTCGTGCAATCAACAACTCTACTGGCTTCTCGGGTCAAATTTATTTGGGAAATCCTCTACAAGTGGTGTCTTCACCCATGTTTAGTCTGACGGGGGACCATCAACCCGAGCTTCACCACTTCCCCTTCAGTGGCGACAACGCCATTGGGGGAAGTAATTGTAATGGTCATCAAAGCACTACTAGTAATAATGAGCACAATTTGAACTTCAGTATTTCTTCATCATCTCCAGCATCCAGCTTTGCTGGTTTCAATAGGGGGACCCTTCAGTCCAATTCATCCTCTTCGCCGTCTACTTTGTCTCATCACTTCCAGAGGTTTGACGGGTTACAAAGTTTATTTCCAGGCAGCACAACTGAATATGATCCTCGTTTACAGCTCTTTTATGGTAATGGTTATGGCAATGGCAACAGGCATTCAGATcagaaaggaaaaggaaagaaCTAA